The Ahaetulla prasina isolate Xishuangbanna chromosome 4, ASM2864084v1, whole genome shotgun sequence genome has a window encoding:
- the SNX11 gene encoding sorting nexin-11 isoform X1: MLEYQEQEELTTVRVQDPRIQNEGSWNSYVDYKIFLHTNSKAFTAKTSCVRRRYREFVWLKKQLQKNAGLVPVPELPGKSTFFAGNTDEFIEKRRQGLQQFLEKTVQNVVLLSDSQLHLFLQSQLSVPEIEAYVQGRGPMSVTDAILHYARSNCGWIQEDSYSALLAVHDFGNSFDEESQFVPSSVEPLSHWSDVSIDGNKLESPCSEEDDHEPTGLLEAGSTASSHHINN, translated from the exons ATGTTGGAATATCAAGAACAAGAG GAGCTGACTACTGTGCGTGTCCAAGATCCTCGAATACAAAATGAGGGCTCATGGAATTCTTACGTGGATTACAAAATATTTCTCCAT ACCAATAGTAAAGCTTTCACAGCCAAGACATCTTGTGTGCGCAGACGATATCGTGAGTTTGTGTGGTTAAAGAAACAGCTCCAAAAAAATGCTGGCTTAGT GCCTGTCCCAGAACTTCCAGGGAAATCTACTTTCTTTGCAGGCAACACTGATGAATTCATTGAGAAACGAAGACAAGGATTGCAACAGTTCTTGGAGAA GACAGTACAGAATGTTGTACTCCTTTCAGATAGCCAGCTGCACCTTTTCCTACAAAGCCAGCTCTCTGTACCAGAAATTGAAGCTTATGTGCAGGGTCGGGGCCCTATGAGTGTCACTGATGCCATTCTCCACTATGCCAGGTCCAACTGTGGTTGGATTCAAGAGGACAGttattcagctttgctggctgtgcatgactTTGGCAACAG TTTTGATGAAGAAAGCCAATTTGTCCCAAGCTCCGTAGAACCACTCTCTCATTGGAGTGATGTCAGCATAGATGGCAACAAATTGGAGAGTCCGTGTTCTGAGGAAGATGACCATGAACCAACAGGACTGCTAGAGGCTGGTTCCACAGCATCAAGTCACCACATCAACAATTAA
- the SNX11 gene encoding sorting nexin-11 isoform X2, which translates to MLEYQEQETNSKAFTAKTSCVRRRYREFVWLKKQLQKNAGLVPVPELPGKSTFFAGNTDEFIEKRRQGLQQFLEKTVQNVVLLSDSQLHLFLQSQLSVPEIEAYVQGRGPMSVTDAILHYARSNCGWIQEDSYSALLAVHDFGNSFDEESQFVPSSVEPLSHWSDVSIDGNKLESPCSEEDDHEPTGLLEAGSTASSHHINN; encoded by the exons ATGTTGGAATATCAAGAACAAGAG ACCAATAGTAAAGCTTTCACAGCCAAGACATCTTGTGTGCGCAGACGATATCGTGAGTTTGTGTGGTTAAAGAAACAGCTCCAAAAAAATGCTGGCTTAGT GCCTGTCCCAGAACTTCCAGGGAAATCTACTTTCTTTGCAGGCAACACTGATGAATTCATTGAGAAACGAAGACAAGGATTGCAACAGTTCTTGGAGAA GACAGTACAGAATGTTGTACTCCTTTCAGATAGCCAGCTGCACCTTTTCCTACAAAGCCAGCTCTCTGTACCAGAAATTGAAGCTTATGTGCAGGGTCGGGGCCCTATGAGTGTCACTGATGCCATTCTCCACTATGCCAGGTCCAACTGTGGTTGGATTCAAGAGGACAGttattcagctttgctggctgtgcatgactTTGGCAACAG TTTTGATGAAGAAAGCCAATTTGTCCCAAGCTCCGTAGAACCACTCTCTCATTGGAGTGATGTCAGCATAGATGGCAACAAATTGGAGAGTCCGTGTTCTGAGGAAGATGACCATGAACCAACAGGACTGCTAGAGGCTGGTTCCACAGCATCAAGTCACCACATCAACAATTAA